From a region of the Triticum aestivum cultivar Chinese Spring chromosome 7D, IWGSC CS RefSeq v2.1, whole genome shotgun sequence genome:
- the LOC123166302 gene encoding uncharacterized protein isoform X2, with the protein MRSCYSSSSLCGISRAAWRHAVAGTLTLSGIRNQHHHQHSLRYLPLRPPVPPIALGLAERFFSSSSPKRSTKRSAAKKGMPPPMDSAGGDPFYVVRKGDVIGIYKNLADCQAQVCDPSVTVYKGYSLRKDAEEYLAARGLKNALYSINAADARDELFDDLAPCPFQQPDGTSTLKRPQETETGPSKKHPKVAEQELLPDSHLSCILEFDGACKGNPGKSGAGVVVRRSDGSVIAQLREGLGIATNNAAEYRALLLGLRYAAKKGFKYVRAQGDSKLVCNQVQDLWRVRNDNMADLCKKVKELKGNFLQFQINHVLREFNADADAQANFAVELPVGEIQEQSNFTC; encoded by the exons ATgaggagttgctattcttcttcttctctctgtGGGATTTCCAGAGCGGCGTGGAGGCACGCGGTGGCCGGCACCCTGACTCTGAGCGGCATCCGCAACCAACACCACCACCAGCACAGTCTGCGCTACCTGCCCCTCAGGCCTCCCGTGCCGCCCattgcccttggccttgctgagcgtttcttctcttcctcctcaccCAAGCGCTCCACCAAGAGATCCGCGGCGAAGAAGGGCATGCCGCCGCCGATGGACTCTGCCGGCGGCGACCCGTTCTATGTCGTCCGCAAGGGGGATGTCATCGGCATCTACAAGAACCTCGCCGACTGCCAAGCTCAA GTCTGCGATCCTTCTGTGACTGTGTACAAAGGCTATTCTCTCCGCAAAGACGCCGAGGAGTATCTCGCGGCCCGTGGGTTGAAGAATGCTCTGTATTCCATTAATGCAGCAGATGCAAGAGATGAATTGTTTGATGATCTGGCTCCCTGCCCTTTCCAG CAACCTGATGGAACCTCTACTTTGAAAAGGCCACAGGAGACG GAAACCGGACCATCAAAGAAGCATCCCAAAGTCGCTGAACAGGAGCTATTACCTGATAGTCAT CTATCCTGCATTCTTGAATTTGATGGTGCATGCAAAGGAAATCCCGGGAAATCAGGCGCCGGTGTAGTAGTAAGGCGGTCAGATGGATCTGTG ATTGCTCAACTACGTGAGGGTTTGGGTATTGCAACGAATAACGCTGCTGAATATCGTGCATTGCTCCTGGGGTTGAGATATGCTGCTAAGAAGGGATTCAAGTATGTTCGTGCTCAAGGCGATTCTAAGCTTGTCTGTAACCAG GTTCAAGATCTCTGGCGTGTTAGGAATGATAATATGGCTGACTTGTGCAAGAAAGTCAAGGAACTGAAGGGAAATTTTCTTCAGTTTCAAATCAACCATGTGTTGAGG GAATTTAATGCGGATGCTGATGCCCAAGCTAATTTTGCTGTTGAACTTCCTG TTGGTGAAATTCAAGAGCAGTCAAACTTCACATGCTAG
- the LOC123166302 gene encoding uncharacterized protein isoform X3, giving the protein MPPPMDSAGGDPFYVVRKGDVIGIYKNLADCQAQVSNSVCDPSVTVYKGYSLRKDAEEYLAARGLKNALYSINAADARDELFDDLAPCPFQQPDGTSTLKRPQETETGPSKKHPKVAEQELLPDSHLSCILEFDGACKGNPGKSGAGVVVRRSDGSVIAQLREGLGIATNNAAEYRALLLGLRYAAKKGFKYVRAQGDSKLVCNQVQDLWRVRNDNMADLCKKVKELKGNFLQFQINHVLREFNADADAQANFAVELPVGEIQEQSNFTC; this is encoded by the exons ATGCCGCCGCCGATGGACTCTGCCGGCGGCGACCCGTTCTATGTCGTCCGCAAGGGGGATGTCATCGGCATCTACAAGAACCTCGCCGACTGCCAAGCTCAAGTCAGCAATTCG GTCTGCGATCCTTCTGTGACTGTGTACAAAGGCTATTCTCTCCGCAAAGACGCCGAGGAGTATCTCGCGGCCCGTGGGTTGAAGAATGCTCTGTATTCCATTAATGCAGCAGATGCAAGAGATGAATTGTTTGATGATCTGGCTCCCTGCCCTTTCCAG CAACCTGATGGAACCTCTACTTTGAAAAGGCCACAGGAGACG GAAACCGGACCATCAAAGAAGCATCCCAAAGTCGCTGAACAGGAGCTATTACCTGATAGTCAT CTATCCTGCATTCTTGAATTTGATGGTGCATGCAAAGGAAATCCCGGGAAATCAGGCGCCGGTGTAGTAGTAAGGCGGTCAGATGGATCTGTG ATTGCTCAACTACGTGAGGGTTTGGGTATTGCAACGAATAACGCTGCTGAATATCGTGCATTGCTCCTGGGGTTGAGATATGCTGCTAAGAAGGGATTCAAGTATGTTCGTGCTCAAGGCGATTCTAAGCTTGTCTGTAACCAG GTTCAAGATCTCTGGCGTGTTAGGAATGATAATATGGCTGACTTGTGCAAGAAAGTCAAGGAACTGAAGGGAAATTTTCTTCAGTTTCAAATCAACCATGTGTTGAGG GAATTTAATGCGGATGCTGATGCCCAAGCTAATTTTGCTGTTGAACTTCCTG TTGGTGAAATTCAAGAGCAGTCAAACTTCACATGCTAG
- the LOC123166302 gene encoding uncharacterized protein isoform X1 → MRSCYSSSSLCGISRAAWRHAVAGTLTLSGIRNQHHHQHSLRYLPLRPPVPPIALGLAERFFSSSSPKRSTKRSAAKKGMPPPMDSAGGDPFYVVRKGDVIGIYKNLADCQAQVSNSVCDPSVTVYKGYSLRKDAEEYLAARGLKNALYSINAADARDELFDDLAPCPFQQPDGTSTLKRPQETETGPSKKHPKVAEQELLPDSHLSCILEFDGACKGNPGKSGAGVVVRRSDGSVIAQLREGLGIATNNAAEYRALLLGLRYAAKKGFKYVRAQGDSKLVCNQVQDLWRVRNDNMADLCKKVKELKGNFLQFQINHVLREFNADADAQANFAVELPVGEIQEQSNFTC, encoded by the exons ATgaggagttgctattcttcttcttctctctgtGGGATTTCCAGAGCGGCGTGGAGGCACGCGGTGGCCGGCACCCTGACTCTGAGCGGCATCCGCAACCAACACCACCACCAGCACAGTCTGCGCTACCTGCCCCTCAGGCCTCCCGTGCCGCCCattgcccttggccttgctgagcgtttcttctcttcctcctcaccCAAGCGCTCCACCAAGAGATCCGCGGCGAAGAAGGGCATGCCGCCGCCGATGGACTCTGCCGGCGGCGACCCGTTCTATGTCGTCCGCAAGGGGGATGTCATCGGCATCTACAAGAACCTCGCCGACTGCCAAGCTCAAGTCAGCAATTCG GTCTGCGATCCTTCTGTGACTGTGTACAAAGGCTATTCTCTCCGCAAAGACGCCGAGGAGTATCTCGCGGCCCGTGGGTTGAAGAATGCTCTGTATTCCATTAATGCAGCAGATGCAAGAGATGAATTGTTTGATGATCTGGCTCCCTGCCCTTTCCAG CAACCTGATGGAACCTCTACTTTGAAAAGGCCACAGGAGACG GAAACCGGACCATCAAAGAAGCATCCCAAAGTCGCTGAACAGGAGCTATTACCTGATAGTCAT CTATCCTGCATTCTTGAATTTGATGGTGCATGCAAAGGAAATCCCGGGAAATCAGGCGCCGGTGTAGTAGTAAGGCGGTCAGATGGATCTGTG ATTGCTCAACTACGTGAGGGTTTGGGTATTGCAACGAATAACGCTGCTGAATATCGTGCATTGCTCCTGGGGTTGAGATATGCTGCTAAGAAGGGATTCAAGTATGTTCGTGCTCAAGGCGATTCTAAGCTTGTCTGTAACCAG GTTCAAGATCTCTGGCGTGTTAGGAATGATAATATGGCTGACTTGTGCAAGAAAGTCAAGGAACTGAAGGGAAATTTTCTTCAGTTTCAAATCAACCATGTGTTGAGG GAATTTAATGCGGATGCTGATGCCCAAGCTAATTTTGCTGTTGAACTTCCTG TTGGTGAAATTCAAGAGCAGTCAAACTTCACATGCTAG